Genomic window (Bacillus pumilus):
TCATAAGCTTCTTCTGTTACTTTCTTTTCATCAGGTCTTTTGAGCACAGGATACAGCTGGGCGCTCGCATTGGACTCAATGATATGTAAAAGTGCTTCTTTCATGTCGCCTGAAAGTAATACTTGTTCAAACAACTCTACCTGAATGGAAACAGAGCCGCGCTGATTATGGGCACCATATTCACTTATTTCTTTAGAACAAGGACATAATGTCGTGACCTGTGCATCGCAGCCAACATGACAGATCCATCCATCTTTTTCATGAAAATGAATGTCATATGTGATCGTCGCATGCATCAAACCTGCTTTTCCTGATACTGGGCTTTGCTTTTCCTTGTACCACGGGAAGGAAACTTGAACCGAGGCAGATGGCTGATTCATTTGCCGGGCGAGTGCAGCTGTCAATTCTTTTAAGCTGTTCACATCAAGCGGCTTGCCGCTTTCATAAAATGAGTGCAGCTGCTCAGTGAGTCGGCTCATATGAATGCCTTTTTCATGAGCTGACAGGGAGGTACTCAGTGCAAAGTCAGCAGAAGTTGTTTGCTCCTGGGGCGCCGTTTTAGACAAGAGTCGTACAGGGTAAGATACACGGCAGATGCCGACTTGTTCAAGAGGAAAATAAAAGTCCTGCTCTGTCTTTTGAATGTCAGTCATGTTCTCTTTTTGACAAGGCTTTGTGCCGAGGCTTGGCTGTACAGATCCGAATTGTTTGTGCCGTTCTTTTTTTGATGGAAAAGAAAACATGAGATCCCTCCTTTAAATCGTAATTATTCTTATTTATTTTGCATCATAGAACAAAAGAAATCAAGAGCACAAACACTAACGTTTACGTTAAGGTAATAAAGGTGTATAATAAAATATGAATTGATGAGCAGGAGGCACTGGTGATGGAATGGATGAAAATTGATCAAGTGGCGAAAAGAAGCGGACTCACCAAACGGACAATTCGTTTCTATGAAGAGATTGGTTTATTATCAGCACCAAAGCGGACAGAGGGTGGCGTCAGACTTTACTCAGAGGACGACATGGAAGAACTAGAGAAAGTGATGCAGGCAAAAGAGGTCCTCGGATTTTCTTTACAAGAGCTTCAATCGTTTATGGAAATAGGAAAACAGCTTGAGCTAAATAAAGAAGGCTACTTGCTGTCGCTTGATCCGAAGGAACGATTAGAGAAGCTGTTAGATATGGATGCGCAGCTGACTGTGCAGCATCAATTGATTACAAAAAAGCTTGAAACGATTCAATCCTTTAAAAAGGATCTTGAAAAGATGAAAGATAAAGCGGCTCATGCGATTGAGCAATTACAAAAATAAACACCTCAGTGTGTTTATTTTATTTTGTGAACATATGAAGGAAAGGTTCTGATGGAATGAAGGAAGAAGAAGTGTTAAAACAGCGTACAAGTCTACTTAGGCAGCCAAAGGCCGTTTGGGCTGTTGCCTTTGCGTGCGTGATTTCGTTTATGGGAATAGGACTTGTGGACCCGATCTTGCCAGCTATCGCATCACAATTACATGCATCTCCAAGTCAGGTCTCACTTTTATTTACAAGCTACTTACTTGTGACCGGCTTTGTCATGTTTTTCACTGGCTTTATCTCTAGCCGGATTGGTGCGAAATGGACGTTATTAGTAGGACTTATTTTTATTATTGTCTTCTCTGCTTTAGGGGGTACCTCTTCAACCATTAATGAATTAATTGGCTTTAGAGGCGGATGGGGCATCGGGAATGCCTTATTTATTTCAACCGCCCTTTCTGTCATTGTTGGCGTGTCTGTTGGAGGAAGTGCGAAGGCCATTATTTTATACGAGGCTGCACTAGGTCTTGGGATTTCAGTTGGACCGCTGCTTGGCGGAGAGCTTGGGACGATCTCTTGGCGCGGCCCATTCTTTGGTGTTGCGGTGTTAATGCTCGTCGCTCTTTTAGCCATTACGTTTATGCTTCCACCCATGCAGAAGCCTCAGAAAAAGGTGAAATTATTCGAGGCTGTCGGGGCGTTAAAATATAAAGGTCTTTTAACGATGGCTTCTGCCGCTTTCTTATACAATTTTGGTTTCTTTGTGCTTTTAGCGTATTCGCCATTTGTGCTTCATTTGGATGAGCATGGTCTTGGTTATGTCTTTTTTGGATGGGGACTATTTTTAGCTGTGACTTCCGTCTTTTCAGCCCCGGTCATTCATCGCAAGCTTGGGACATTGACTTCTCTTGTGGTTCTGTTTGCTTCGTTTGCTTTGATTTTATTCGGTATTGGAATCTGGACTTCACATGTTGTAGTCGTCATCTGCGGAATTGTCATTGCTGGGGGTATTCTTGGTATGATCAATACTGTGCTCACGACCGCAGTGATGGGATCAGCACCGGTTGAGCGTTCCATTGCTTCATCCTCTTACAGTGCCGTGCGGTTTATTGGGGGCGCGATTGCTCCTTGGATTGCCGGAATACTTGCTGAATCTTATACAGCGAGCACCCCTTACTATGTTGGGGCAGCTGTCGTTCTGTTAGGCATGATCATCCTGCTAATTGGCCGGAAACATCTCATCAATATTCAAGCAGGTCATTAAATAGAAAAAGCCTTATATCTGCATTAGATATAAGGCTCAGCGTGTAGACAAACCCTCGCATTCTTTGTCAGGTCTGCGCTCCGGTGCTCGTCCTTCCTAGACTTCAAAGGTTTTCTATTACGCTGAAAAGAAGACAAAGGGCTAAAATAAAGATCATTTTAGCCCTTTGTCAACAATCTGAACCCTATAATACTTTGGTCGTCCAAGATTCGCAATTCCAAGTTTCAGTGGCTACATCTTGATAAAATTCAGGTTCGTGAGAGATCAATAAGACGCTCCCTTTATATGCTTTTAATGCACGTTTTAGTTCTTCTTTTGCATCGACATCCAAATGGTTGGTCGGCTCATCGAGAACCAGTAGGTTGGTTTCTTCGTTGATCAGCTTACAAAGACGGACCTTTGCTTTTTCTCCACCGCTTAAAACAGACACGCGGCTTTCAATATGTTTCGTCGTTAATCCGCATTTTGCAAGAGCGGCTCTCACTTCATATTGCGTGTAAGAAGGGAAGGTACTCCACACCTCTTCGATACAGGTGTTGCTGTTTTGCTCTTTTACTTCTTGCTCAAAATAGCCTATATGCAAGAATTCTCCGCGTTCTACCTCACCAGAAATTGGCGTGATTTCTCCAAGGAGACTTCGTAGCAATGTCGTTTTTCCGATCCCGTTAGCGCCGTATAACGCAATTTTTTGCCCTCGTTCCATTTTCAGATTCAATGGACGAGAGAGGGGTTCATCATAACCAATGACCAAATCTTTCGTTTCAAAAATCAATTTTCCAGAAGTTCGTGCCGGCTTAAAGTGGAATTCAGGCTTTGGCTTTTCGGCTGCGAGTTCAATCATATCCATCTTATCCAGTTTCTTTTGACGGGACATCGCCATATTTCTTGTGCTGACACGGGCCTTGTTTCTTGCGACAAAATCCTTTAATTCAGCCACTTCCTGCTGCTGCCTTTTATAAGCTGCTTCAAGCTGCTGTTTTTTGACTTCGTACACTTGTTTAAATTGATCATAATCACCCACATAGCGCGTGAGCTCTTGATTTTCAACATGATAAATCAAATTAATGACACTGTTTAAAAACGGAATATCATGTGAAATGAGGATAAACGCATTTTCATATTCCTGTAAATAGCGCTTCAGCCACTCAATATGCTGCTCATCTAAATAGTTGGTCGGCTCATCGAGAAGGAGAATTTCTGGCTTCTCTAACAGCAATTTCGCAAGCAATACTTTTGTACGCTGCCCGCCGCTCAGCTCCGTCACATCACGATCCAGCCCAAGATCTGTTAACCCAAGACCTCTCGCAATTTCTTCGACTTTAGAATCAATGATGTAGAAATCATTGTTTGTGAGCGCATCTTGAATAACGCCCACTTCCTCTAACAGCTTTTCAAGCTCATCAGGGTCGGCTTCACCCATTTTGCCGTAAATGTCATTCATCGCTTCTTCCATGGAAAATAAATAGTGGAATGCATCCTGAAGCACTTCGCGAATTGTTCTGCCCTTTTCTAGCACAGTGTGCTGATCAAGGTAGCCGACACGAACATTTTTCGCCCATTCGACTTTTCCTGCATCTGGCTCCAGCTTGCCAGTAATAATATTCATAAACGTTGATTTTCCTTCACCGTTGGCGCCAATTAAGCCGACATGCTCGCCTTTTAATAAACGGAAGGAGACTTCGTGGAAAATGGCTCTGTCGCCAAAGCCATGGCTTAAATCTTTAACAGATAATATCATTTTTTACACCTCAAATAGATTCAAAACGGCTAGTGCCTCTCATGATTATATCGAACTGTCCGGCTTGATAAAAGCATCAAAAGAAAAATTGCGTTTCAAAGCTGATTTTGAGATACTAAAGGATAGATTGAATGAGGATAAAGGAGATCGACATGGTAGAAAATTGGGCATTTTTGAAAGAAGCAAAGCCATTTATTCAAGAGAACTTCCAAGCGGCTGGCTTCGAAATACCAACAGCTATACAAGAAAAAACAGCAGAATGGATTACGGAGAAGCGTGATGTCATCGCAGAATCGCCTACGGGAACGGGGAAGACACTGGCGTATGTGTTGCCGCTTTTAAATAAAATCGATGTCACAATCAAGCACCCGCAAGTCTTAATCTTGGCACCTTCAAGAGAGCTTGTGATGCAAATTTTTGATGTCGTGCAAGAGTTTAAACAAGGATCAGATATCAAAGCAGTTTCCTTGATTGGTGGCGCAAACATCAAAAAGCAGCAAGAAAAACTAAAGAAACACCCGAATATCGTTGTCGCGACACCAGGACGTGTACAAGAATTAATTAAAATCAAGAAACTGAAAATGCATGAAGTGAAAACGGTCGTTCTAGACGAAGCAGATCAGCTTCTTGTGCCAGAGCATATGAAAACGATCCAAGCGATCATTAAATCTACACTAAAAGAAAGACAAATCCTCTGTTTTTCGGCGACGTTGAAAGAGGAAACCGTTCAACTGATTAAAGAAATGACGTCTGAACCAGAAGTGCTGAAAATTGCGAGAAGTGAGGAAGAAGCGCAGAAAGTAGGCCACTATTATCTGTTATGTGACCAGCGTGACAAAGTAAAACTACTGCAAAAGCTATCACGGCTTGAGGACATGCAT
Coding sequences:
- the folE2 gene encoding GTP cyclohydrolase FolE2, which gives rise to MFSFPSKKERHKQFGSVQPSLGTKPCQKENMTDIQKTEQDFYFPLEQVGICRVSYPVRLLSKTAPQEQTTSADFALSTSLSAHEKGIHMSRLTEQLHSFYESGKPLDVNSLKELTAALARQMNQPSASVQVSFPWYKEKQSPVSGKAGLMHATITYDIHFHEKDGWICHVGCDAQVTTLCPCSKEISEYGAHNQRGSVSIQVELFEQVLLSGDMKEALLHIIESNASAQLYPVLKRPDEKKVTEEAYENPRFVEDLSRLMAMELYEQPWIKGFQVECRNEESIHQHDAYAKCSYQKKL
- a CDS encoding MerR family transcriptional regulator, translating into MEWMKIDQVAKRSGLTKRTIRFYEEIGLLSAPKRTEGGVRLYSEDDMEELEKVMQAKEVLGFSLQELQSFMEIGKQLELNKEGYLLSLDPKERLEKLLDMDAQLTVQHQLITKKLETIQSFKKDLEKMKDKAAHAIEQLQK
- a CDS encoding MFS transporter; this encodes MKEEEVLKQRTSLLRQPKAVWAVAFACVISFMGIGLVDPILPAIASQLHASPSQVSLLFTSYLLVTGFVMFFTGFISSRIGAKWTLLVGLIFIIVFSALGGTSSTINELIGFRGGWGIGNALFISTALSVIVGVSVGGSAKAIILYEAALGLGISVGPLLGGELGTISWRGPFFGVAVLMLVALLAITFMLPPMQKPQKKVKLFEAVGALKYKGLLTMASAAFLYNFGFFVLLAYSPFVLHLDEHGLGYVFFGWGLFLAVTSVFSAPVIHRKLGTLTSLVVLFASFALILFGIGIWTSHVVVVICGIVIAGGILGMINTVLTTAVMGSAPVERSIASSSYSAVRFIGGAIAPWIAGILAESYTASTPYYVGAAVVLLGMIILLIGRKHLINIQAGH
- a CDS encoding ABC-F family ATP-binding cassette domain-containing protein, which produces MILSVKDLSHGFGDRAIFHEVSFRLLKGEHVGLIGANGEGKSTFMNIITGKLEPDAGKVEWAKNVRVGYLDQHTVLEKGRTIREVLQDAFHYLFSMEEAMNDIYGKMGEADPDELEKLLEEVGVIQDALTNNDFYIIDSKVEEIARGLGLTDLGLDRDVTELSGGQRTKVLLAKLLLEKPEILLLDEPTNYLDEQHIEWLKRYLQEYENAFILISHDIPFLNSVINLIYHVENQELTRYVGDYDQFKQVYEVKKQQLEAAYKRQQQEVAELKDFVARNKARVSTRNMAMSRQKKLDKMDMIELAAEKPKPEFHFKPARTSGKLIFETKDLVIGYDEPLSRPLNLKMERGQKIALYGANGIGKTTLLRSLLGEITPISGEVERGEFLHIGYFEQEVKEQNSNTCIEEVWSTFPSYTQYEVRAALAKCGLTTKHIESRVSVLSGGEKAKVRLCKLINEETNLLVLDEPTNHLDVDAKEELKRALKAYKGSVLLISHEPEFYQDVATETWNCESWTTKVL
- a CDS encoding DEAD/DEAH box helicase; amino-acid sequence: MVENWAFLKEAKPFIQENFQAAGFEIPTAIQEKTAEWITEKRDVIAESPTGTGKTLAYVLPLLNKIDVTIKHPQVLILAPSRELVMQIFDVVQEFKQGSDIKAVSLIGGANIKKQQEKLKKHPNIVVATPGRVQELIKIKKLKMHEVKTVVLDEADQLLVPEHMKTIQAIIKSTLKERQILCFSATLKEETVQLIKEMTSEPEVLKIARSEEEAQKVGHYYLLCDQRDKVKLLQKLSRLEDMHALVFVRDITNLSIYAEKLAYHHVDLGVLHSEAKKAERAIILKEFEQREFPLLLATDIAARGIDIDDLPYVIHADLPNEEGYIHRSGRTGRAGKEGAVISLVTPQEHSMLKKMAKKLNLSLQEIVYKQGQLHLAPKQA